A genome region from Dickeya dadantii NCPPB 898 includes the following:
- the trmA gene encoding tRNA (uridine(54)-C5)-methyltransferase TrmA, with the protein MTPEILPIDQYDAQLEEKTGRLGAMMAPFDAPAPTVFRSPVSHYRMRAEFRIWHDGDDLYHIIFDQQTKQRIRVDRFPAASELINRLMPALISALRAEPVLRRKLFQIDYLSTLSGEIVVSLLYHKALDDEWQQCARLLRDQLRAQGFALQLIGRATKTKICLDRDYVDECLPVAGRQMIYRQVENSFTQPNAMMNIQMLEWALSATQGSTGDLLELYCGNGNFSLALARNFERVLATEIAKPSVAAAQYNIAANQIDNVQIIRMAAEEFTQAMNGVRQFNRLQGIDLAGYRCETIFVDPPRSGLDDDTVKLVQAYPRILYISCNPETLCANLETLSQTHRISQLALFDQFPYTHHMECGVLLEKRQ; encoded by the coding sequence ATGACGCCAGAGATTCTGCCCATCGATCAGTACGACGCCCAGCTTGAAGAAAAAACCGGGCGCCTCGGTGCCATGATGGCGCCATTCGATGCGCCGGCGCCAACCGTGTTCCGCTCGCCGGTCAGTCACTACCGGATGCGGGCGGAATTTCGAATCTGGCATGACGGCGATGACCTGTACCACATTATTTTTGATCAGCAGACCAAACAACGGATCCGGGTCGATCGTTTCCCGGCCGCCAGCGAGCTGATCAACCGCCTGATGCCAGCACTGATCAGTGCCCTGCGGGCCGAACCTGTACTGCGGCGCAAGCTGTTTCAGATTGATTATCTCTCCACGCTCAGCGGTGAGATTGTGGTTTCGCTGCTGTACCACAAAGCGCTGGACGACGAATGGCAGCAATGTGCTCGTCTCCTGCGCGACCAACTGCGCGCTCAGGGTTTTGCCCTACAGTTGATCGGTCGCGCCACCAAAACCAAAATTTGTCTGGATCGGGACTACGTGGATGAGTGCCTGCCGGTTGCCGGCCGTCAGATGATTTATCGTCAGGTGGAAAACAGCTTCACTCAGCCCAATGCGATGATGAATATCCAAATGCTGGAATGGGCGCTGTCAGCGACACAAGGTTCGACAGGCGATTTGCTGGAACTGTATTGCGGCAACGGCAACTTTTCGCTGGCGCTGGCGCGCAATTTCGAGCGGGTGCTGGCGACCGAAATCGCCAAGCCGTCGGTTGCGGCGGCGCAGTACAATATTGCCGCCAATCAGATTGATAACGTACAGATTATTCGCATGGCGGCAGAGGAATTTACTCAGGCCATGAACGGGGTACGCCAGTTCAACCGTCTGCAAGGCATCGATCTGGCGGGCTATCGCTGTGAAACCATCTTTGTCGACCCGCCTCGCAGCGGCCTGGACGACGACACAGTAAAACTGGTGCAGGCGTATCCGCGTATCCTGTACATCTCCTGCAACCCGGAAACACTGTGCGCCAACCTGGAAACCTTAAGTCAAACGCACCGAATCAGTCAGTTGGCGCTGTTTGACCAGTTCCCTTATACCCACCACATGGAATGCGGCGTGTTACTGGAAAAACGCCAGTAA
- the btuB gene encoding TonB-dependent vitamin B12 receptor BtuB → MFTKKTTMLAAMVATAFSGWAQGSDNTQQNSNDAMVVTANRFPQPISSVLAPTTVVTRDDIDRWQSKSLTDVMRRLPGVDFYQSGGLGQLNSLFIRGSSSSHVLVLIDGVRLNQAGVSGSSDISQIPISLVQKVEYIRGPRSAVYGSDAIGGVVNIITTREKKGTTLSAGIGSNGYQSYDAATQQQLGANTLATFAGNYTYTKGFNVVANLPDPFGDPAQPDRDGFMSKTLYGNVEHQFSEAVSGFIRGYGFDNRTAYDGTASFNRAEAFPDTRQIYSQSWDGGLRYHQDIWSSQLITSYSHSKDYNYDPRFGRSDISATLDDIQQYNVQWSNSVQVGRGNIGAGVDWQKQTTEPGTNFVTEGYELRNTGVYTTVLQSFGPVTLEGALRSDDSSQFGQHTTWQSSAAWEFVEGYRLLASYGTGYKAPTVGQLYGSFAGNSNLKPEESKQWEGGIEGLTGPVNWHVSTYRNDVENLIQSGSAPTFANMNVGRARLQGVEATASFDTGFVSHKLSYDYLDPRNVDTNEVLTRRARQQFKYDLDWQFKDLDWTVTYHYLGERYDQNFNTSERVKLAGVSLWDITASYPVTSHLTVRARIANLFDKNYETVYGYRTAGREYYLTGSYSF, encoded by the coding sequence ATGTTTACTAAAAAAACCACAATGCTGGCGGCGATGGTAGCCACGGCTTTTTCAGGATGGGCGCAGGGTAGCGACAACACACAGCAAAACAGCAATGACGCGATGGTGGTGACCGCCAACCGTTTCCCTCAGCCGATCTCATCCGTACTGGCGCCCACGACCGTGGTGACACGTGATGATATTGATCGCTGGCAATCGAAGAGTTTGACTGATGTGATGCGGCGGTTGCCGGGGGTGGATTTCTACCAGAGCGGTGGTTTGGGGCAATTGAACTCTCTATTTATTCGCGGTTCTTCTTCGAGCCATGTACTGGTGCTGATTGACGGTGTTCGACTTAATCAGGCCGGAGTCAGCGGTTCTTCCGATATCAGTCAAATCCCGATCTCTCTGGTTCAAAAAGTGGAATATATCCGCGGGCCGCGTTCTGCCGTTTATGGCTCGGATGCAATTGGCGGTGTGGTTAACATCATCACGACACGAGAGAAGAAAGGTACCACGCTTTCCGCAGGTATCGGCTCCAATGGTTATCAGTCCTACGACGCAGCCACCCAGCAACAACTGGGGGCGAATACGCTGGCAACGTTTGCCGGTAATTACACTTATACCAAAGGGTTTAATGTGGTTGCCAACTTGCCTGATCCCTTTGGTGATCCTGCTCAGCCCGACCGTGACGGCTTCATGAGCAAAACGTTATACGGCAATGTCGAGCATCAGTTCAGTGAGGCTGTGAGCGGATTTATACGCGGGTACGGTTTTGATAATCGGACCGCTTATGATGGTACCGCCAGCTTTAATCGTGCAGAGGCATTTCCCGATACAAGGCAGATCTATAGCCAATCTTGGGATGGCGGATTACGTTATCATCAAGACATTTGGTCATCTCAACTGATTACCAGCTACAGCCACAGCAAAGACTATAATTACGATCCGCGTTTTGGCCGCTCTGATATTTCCGCGACGCTGGATGATATCCAACAGTACAACGTTCAGTGGAGTAACAGTGTTCAGGTTGGCAGAGGAAATATCGGTGCAGGGGTTGACTGGCAGAAACAGACTACCGAGCCTGGAACCAATTTTGTCACCGAGGGGTATGAATTGCGGAATACCGGCGTGTATACCACGGTGTTGCAGTCATTTGGGCCAGTAACACTTGAAGGTGCGTTGCGTAGTGATGATAGCTCCCAGTTTGGTCAGCATACTACCTGGCAGAGCAGTGCCGCGTGGGAGTTTGTTGAAGGGTATCGCCTGCTGGCTTCTTATGGGACGGGTTATAAGGCACCTACGGTTGGCCAATTGTATGGGTCATTTGCTGGAAATTCCAACCTCAAACCAGAGGAAAGCAAGCAATGGGAAGGCGGTATTGAAGGCCTGACTGGTCCGGTGAACTGGCATGTTTCGACATATCGTAATGATGTGGAGAACCTGATCCAGAGTGGTAGTGCGCCGACCTTTGCAAATATGAACGTGGGACGTGCCCGTTTACAAGGTGTGGAAGCAACCGCATCGTTTGATACAGGGTTCGTATCACACAAACTTTCATATGATTATCTGGACCCACGTAATGTCGATACTAATGAGGTCCTGACCAGACGTGCGCGGCAACAATTCAAATATGATCTGGACTGGCAGTTCAAAGACCTGGACTGGACGGTCACTTATCATTATTTAGGTGAGCGTTATGACCAGAATTTTAATACGTCAGAGAGAGTGAAACTGGCTGGGGTGAGTTTGTGGGATATCACCGCATCATATCCCGTCACCTCTCATCTGACAGTTCGTGCTAGAATCGCCAACCTGTTCGATAAGAATTACGAGACGGTATATGGCTACCGAACTGCAGGGCGAGAATACTATCTCACCGGAAGCTATAGTTTCTGA
- the murI gene encoding glutamate racemase: protein MATELQGENTISPEAIVSDLPARPTVLVFDSGVGGLSVYDEVRKLLPDLHYIYTFDNEAFPYGEKPEQFIIERVVSIVDAVEKQHPLSLVIIACNTASTISLPALRARFNFPVVGVVPAVKPAAKLTRNGVVGLLATRATVQRPYTHELISRFANDCQILLLGSAELVEWGEAKLQGETVPEDVLRKILKPWLKLPEPPDTVVLGCTHFPLLSEELQQVLPDGTRLVDSGTAIARRTAWLIEHLDNPKLSTERNLAYCLSITPKVAALSPVLRRYGFSALERLTLLPADE, encoded by the coding sequence ATGGCTACCGAACTGCAGGGCGAGAATACTATCTCACCGGAAGCTATAGTTTCTGATTTACCCGCCCGCCCCACGGTCCTTGTATTTGATTCCGGGGTGGGTGGTTTGTCTGTTTATGATGAAGTTCGCAAACTGTTGCCGGACTTACATTATATCTACACCTTTGATAATGAGGCTTTTCCCTACGGGGAGAAGCCTGAGCAATTCATCATTGAACGTGTGGTGTCTATCGTTGACGCGGTAGAAAAACAGCACCCGCTGTCATTGGTCATCATTGCCTGTAATACCGCCAGTACGATTTCACTCCCGGCATTGCGTGCGCGTTTTAATTTCCCCGTCGTTGGTGTGGTGCCTGCGGTAAAACCGGCTGCCAAATTAACCCGGAATGGCGTCGTTGGGTTGTTGGCGACACGCGCTACGGTCCAGCGCCCTTATACGCATGAGCTGATTTCCCGCTTTGCCAATGACTGTCAGATTTTGCTGTTGGGGTCTGCAGAGCTGGTGGAGTGGGGGGAAGCCAAACTTCAGGGGGAAACGGTACCTGAGGACGTATTGCGGAAAATCCTTAAGCCTTGGCTGAAATTGCCGGAGCCTCCGGATACGGTCGTTCTGGGATGTACTCATTTCCCTCTCCTGTCGGAAGAGTTGCAGCAGGTATTGCCTGACGGCACACGGCTTGTTGATTCAGGCACCGCTATTGCGCGCAGAACTGCATGGCTGATTGAGCATCTGGATAATCCGAAATTGTCGACAGAGCGTAATCTGGCTTACTGTTTATCGATTACACCCAAGGTCGCGGCGCTGTCGCCAGTCCTGCGTCGTTATGGTTTCAGTGCGCTTGAACGATTAACGCTTTTGCCTGCTGACGAGTAA
- the murB gene encoding UDP-N-acetylmuramate dehydrogenase — protein sequence MTNSVTSLKSFNSFSLPVFATEVATIADSSALLSAWQRAHQGKLPVLILGGGSNVLFLDDFHGIILINRLKGIEIKETASEWMLHVGAGENWHYLVEYTLERQIAGLENLALIPGCVGSAPIQNIGAYGVELKKVCAYVDMLNLRTGETVRLSAEECQFGYRDSVFKHEYQDGFAIIAVGLHLSKEWKPVLEYGDLTRLDPTVVTAKQIFDAVCQMRRSKLPDPEVMGNAGSFFKNPVIPAAMAEHILASYPNVPHYPQPNGEVKLAAGWLIDQCGLKGYQIGQAAVHDKQALVLVNKGEATSRDVVNLARYVRNQVAEKFEVWLEPEVRFISAQGEVNALEVLA from the coding sequence ATGACGAATTCTGTCACATCCCTAAAATCGTTTAATTCCTTCTCCTTACCAGTATTTGCGACAGAAGTCGCGACTATTGCAGATTCAAGCGCGTTGCTATCTGCATGGCAACGCGCTCATCAGGGCAAGTTGCCGGTACTGATATTGGGGGGAGGGAGTAATGTGCTATTTCTTGACGATTTTCACGGCATAATACTCATCAATCGGCTCAAAGGGATTGAGATCAAAGAGACTGCATCTGAGTGGATGCTCCATGTTGGGGCTGGGGAGAACTGGCATTACCTTGTGGAATATACGCTGGAACGCCAGATCGCCGGTCTTGAAAATCTAGCCTTGATCCCGGGATGTGTCGGCTCCGCGCCCATTCAGAATATCGGTGCTTATGGCGTAGAACTGAAAAAGGTTTGCGCTTATGTGGATATGCTAAACCTGAGAACGGGCGAGACAGTGCGCCTGAGTGCTGAAGAGTGTCAGTTCGGTTATCGCGATAGCGTTTTCAAGCATGAATACCAGGACGGATTTGCCATTATCGCGGTAGGATTGCATTTATCAAAAGAGTGGAAACCAGTTCTGGAATATGGCGATCTTACCCGCCTTGATCCTACGGTAGTAACAGCAAAACAAATCTTTGATGCTGTCTGTCAGATGAGGCGGAGTAAATTACCTGATCCTGAGGTAATGGGTAATGCTGGTAGTTTTTTCAAAAATCCGGTTATTCCTGCAGCCATGGCTGAGCACATTCTGGCGAGTTATCCCAATGTCCCTCATTATCCTCAACCGAATGGTGAGGTAAAACTGGCTGCCGGCTGGTTGATCGATCAATGTGGTTTAAAAGGGTATCAGATTGGTCAGGCTGCGGTTCATGATAAGCAGGCTCTGGTTCTGGTGAATAAAGGAGAAGCAACCAGTCGTGACGTGGTTAATCTCGCCCGTTATGTAAGGAATCAGGTCGCAGAGAAATTCGAGGTGTGGCTGGAACCTGAGGTGCGGTTTATTTCCGCTCAGGGCGAAGTTAATGCGCTGGAGGTTCTGGCATGA
- the birA gene encoding bifunctional biotin--[acetyl-CoA-carboxylase] ligase/biotin operon repressor BirA, translated as MKDYTVPLKLISILSDGEFYSGEYLGELMGMSRAAINKHIQTIREWGLDVFTVTGKGYALSAPIQLLDADKIRSHIQSGNIAVLPVIDSTNQYLLDRLDSVSSGDACIAEYQNAGRGRRGRTWFSPFGSNLYLSLYWRLEQGPAAAVGVSLVIGIVMAEVLHHLGADGVRVKWPNDLYLNDKKLAGILVELNGRTGDAAHLVIGAGINLRMNSSGSDVINQGWINLQEAGIDIDRNMLAVKLITELRTALVIYEQQGLAPFISRWNDLDNFYNRAVKLIVGNREITGIDKGIDSQGALLLEQDGEIQSYIGGEISLRGW; from the coding sequence ATGAAAGATTATACCGTCCCGCTGAAGCTAATCTCTATTCTGTCCGATGGTGAGTTTTATTCGGGGGAATACCTTGGCGAGCTAATGGGGATGAGCCGTGCAGCCATCAATAAACATATTCAAACTATCAGAGAGTGGGGGCTGGATGTCTTTACCGTAACTGGAAAAGGTTATGCACTTTCTGCCCCGATTCAATTGCTCGATGCGGATAAAATTCGCTCACATATACAAAGCGGCAATATAGCAGTTCTGCCTGTGATTGATTCGACCAACCAATATCTGCTGGACCGCCTCGATTCGGTATCATCGGGCGACGCCTGTATTGCCGAATACCAAAATGCTGGGCGGGGGCGTCGTGGTCGAACATGGTTTTCCCCGTTTGGCAGCAACCTCTATTTGTCATTATATTGGCGTCTGGAACAAGGGCCTGCCGCAGCGGTTGGCGTTAGCCTGGTAATTGGCATCGTTATGGCGGAAGTCTTGCATCATCTGGGGGCTGACGGGGTAAGGGTAAAATGGCCGAATGACCTATATCTGAACGATAAAAAACTGGCTGGTATTCTCGTTGAATTAAATGGTCGGACGGGAGATGCCGCACATCTGGTTATTGGCGCAGGTATTAATCTACGTATGAACTCATCGGGTTCGGATGTGATCAATCAGGGATGGATCAACCTGCAGGAAGCCGGGATCGATATAGATCGTAATATGCTGGCAGTGAAGCTAATTACTGAACTACGTACTGCGTTGGTTATTTATGAGCAACAAGGTCTGGCGCCTTTTATTTCCCGATGGAACGATCTGGATAATTTTTATAATCGTGCAGTGAAGCTGATTGTCGGTAACCGGGAAATAACGGGTATTGATAAAGGTATTGATAGTCAGGGGGCGTTATTGCTGGAGCAGGATGGGGAAATTCAATCTTATATCGGTGGTGAGATTTCTCTGCGTGGATGGTAA
- the coaA gene encoding type I pantothenate kinase, with product MTNKAQSFATPYLQFDRQQWAHLRDSVPLTLTEDEIIKLKGINEDLSLDEVAEIYLPLSRLLNFYISSNLRRQAVLEQFLGTDGQKIPYIIGIAGSVAVGKSTTARVLQALLSRWPEHRKVELITTDGFLHPNKVLQQRNLMKKKGFPQSYDMHSLVKFVSEIKSGVPWVTAPTYSHLTYDIVPDCNKVIEQPDILILEGLNVLQSGMDYPHDPHRVFVSDFVDFSIYVDAPEELLKSWYINRFLKFRQGAFTNPDSYFHNYAKLAEVEAVNIASQLWNEINGLNLKQNILPTRGRASLIMTKSANHAVECVRLRK from the coding sequence ATGACTAATAAAGCGCAATCTTTCGCAACGCCTTATCTTCAGTTCGATCGCCAGCAGTGGGCCCACTTGCGTGACTCGGTACCATTGACGCTAACTGAAGATGAAATCATCAAACTCAAAGGCATTAACGAAGATCTGTCTTTGGATGAGGTCGCGGAAATTTATCTGCCATTGTCTCGACTGCTCAATTTCTATATCAGTTCCAATTTACGACGTCAGGCCGTACTTGAACAATTTCTGGGAACCGATGGGCAGAAGATCCCCTATATTATCGGTATCGCTGGCAGTGTCGCCGTGGGGAAAAGCACAACGGCGCGTGTACTGCAGGCCCTGCTCAGTCGCTGGCCGGAGCATCGCAAAGTTGAACTGATTACCACCGACGGCTTTCTTCATCCCAATAAGGTATTACAGCAAAGAAACCTGATGAAGAAGAAAGGATTCCCCCAGTCCTATGATATGCATAGCCTGGTGAAATTCGTTTCTGAGATAAAATCCGGTGTTCCCTGGGTCACCGCTCCCACCTATTCGCATCTGACCTATGATATTGTGCCCGATTGCAATAAGGTCATAGAACAGCCAGATATTCTGATTCTCGAAGGACTGAATGTGCTGCAAAGCGGGATGGATTACCCACACGACCCTCATCGTGTTTTCGTATCTGATTTTGTGGATTTTTCCATTTATGTCGATGCGCCAGAGGAACTACTGAAGAGCTGGTATATTAATCGGTTCTTAAAATTCAGGCAGGGCGCATTTACTAATCCCGATTCCTACTTCCACAATTATGCAAAACTGGCGGAGGTGGAAGCTGTTAATATCGCCTCACAATTATGGAATGAGATTAATGGATTGAATCTCAAGCAGAACATATTACCAACGCGTGGACGAGCCAGCCTCATCATGACCAAAAGCGCAAATCATGCGGTCGAATGTGTACGATTAAGAAAATAA
- a CDS encoding GNAT family N-acetyltransferase, which produces MKIVLLNVATLPVYRYELASLLVNAVAKGASVGYHSPLTHEEAESYFHSLRPSVAEGERLLWIARDDNGVIGSIQLELCQKSNGQNRAEVQKLLVHSSMRRQGIGKRLLSTLEQAALQHRRGLIYLDTQAGSPAEHFYRTQGYRYLGELPDYASSPDGYYYPTAIHYKRLFAVNRVERALAS; this is translated from the coding sequence ATGAAGATTGTATTACTGAATGTCGCCACTCTTCCGGTCTATCGTTACGAGTTAGCCAGCTTACTGGTAAATGCTGTGGCAAAGGGAGCGTCTGTCGGTTACCACTCTCCGCTGACGCACGAAGAAGCCGAGAGCTATTTTCACAGCCTGCGTCCCTCTGTCGCTGAAGGAGAGCGTCTGTTATGGATTGCGCGTGATGATAATGGCGTGATAGGCAGTATCCAGCTTGAATTGTGCCAAAAATCAAACGGGCAAAACCGGGCTGAAGTACAAAAACTGCTGGTTCATAGCAGCATGCGGCGACAGGGAATTGGAAAACGTTTACTCTCCACGCTGGAACAAGCGGCATTACAGCATCGACGTGGCTTAATCTATCTCGACACGCAAGCCGGTTCGCCCGCCGAGCACTTTTATCGTACTCAGGGCTACCGCTATCTGGGAGAGCTTCCCGACTATGCGAGTTCTCCCGATGGCTATTACTACCCGACAGCTATTCACTACAAGCGTCTGTTCGCCGTGAATCGAGTAGAACGCGCCCTCGCCAGCTAA
- a CDS encoding GTP-binding protein, translating into MSKEKFERTKPHVNVGTIGHVDHGKTTLTAAITTVLAKTYGGQARAFDQIDNAPEEKARGITINTSHVEYDTPTRHYAHVDCPGHADYVKNMITGAAQMDGAILVVAATDGPMPQTREHILLGRQVGVPYIIVFLNKCDMVDDEELLEL; encoded by the coding sequence ATGTCTAAAGAAAAATTTGAACGTACAAAACCGCACGTTAACGTCGGTACTATCGGCCACGTTGACCATGGTAAAACAACGCTGACCGCTGCCATCACTACCGTTCTGGCGAAAACCTACGGTGGCCAGGCTCGTGCATTCGACCAGATCGACAACGCGCCGGAAGAAAAAGCGCGTGGTATTACCATCAACACTTCTCACGTTGAATACGATACCCCGACTCGTCACTACGCGCACGTTGACTGCCCGGGACACGCCGACTACGTGAAAAACATGATCACCGGTGCTGCCCAGATGGACGGCGCGATCCTGGTAGTTGCTGCGACTGACGGCCCGATGCCGCAGACTCGTGAGCACATCCTGCTGGGTCGTCAGGTAGGCGTTCCGTACATCATCGTGTTCCTGAACAAATGCGACATGGTTGATGACGAAGAGCTGCTGGAACT
- a CDS encoding amino acid ABC transporter ATP-binding protein, whose translation MNQDTLTSSSDYMITLENVNKWYGQFHVLKNINLQVKQGERIVLCGPSGSGKSTTIRCINHLEEHQQGRIVVDGIELNHDSRNIEKIRTEVGMVFQHFNLFPHLTVLQNCTLAPSWVRNMPKKEAEELAMHYLERVRIAAHAHKYPGQLSGGQQQRVAIARSLCMKPKIMLFDEPTSALDPEMVKEVLDTMLGLAEDGMTMLCVTHEMGFARTVANRVIFMDQGEIVEQAPPDIFFSSPRSERTQTFLAQILH comes from the coding sequence ATGAACCAGGACACGTTAACATCATCTTCCGACTACATGATCACGCTGGAAAACGTGAATAAGTGGTATGGGCAGTTCCACGTACTGAAAAATATCAACCTGCAGGTCAAACAAGGGGAACGTATTGTTCTGTGCGGACCATCAGGCTCCGGTAAATCAACCACCATCCGCTGTATCAACCATCTGGAAGAACATCAGCAGGGGCGCATCGTGGTAGATGGCATCGAACTTAACCACGATAGCCGCAATATCGAGAAAATCAGAACAGAAGTGGGTATGGTGTTCCAGCATTTCAACCTGTTCCCGCATCTGACCGTTCTGCAGAACTGTACGCTGGCGCCGAGCTGGGTTCGCAACATGCCGAAAAAAGAAGCGGAGGAGCTGGCGATGCACTATCTGGAACGAGTGCGCATCGCCGCTCATGCCCACAAATACCCCGGTCAGCTTTCCGGCGGCCAGCAACAGCGTGTCGCGATTGCCCGATCGCTGTGCATGAAACCGAAAATCATGCTGTTTGACGAACCGACATCGGCGCTGGATCCGGAAATGGTGAAAGAAGTGCTGGATACCATGCTGGGTCTGGCGGAAGACGGTATGACCATGCTGTGCGTGACCCATGAAATGGGCTTCGCCCGGACGGTAGCCAACCGGGTGATCTTTATGGATCAGGGTGAGATCGTCGAGCAAGCGCCGCCGGATATCTTCTTCAGCAGCCCGCGTTCAGAACGTACACAGACGTTCCTGGCTCAGATACTGCATTAA
- a CDS encoding amino acid ABC transporter permease: protein MTMITHTPSNPTPINRAIVWARRNLFSSITNSVLTLACLWLLWTLIPPLLNWAILKANWIGSTRADCTSDGACWVFIHARFEQFMYGLYPREELWRINFALVLALISILPMFWRNLPHRGRYIAIWCVIYPLIAWWLLFGGFGGLTRVETRQWGGLTLTIIIAAIGIAGALPLGILLALGRRSNMPVLRALCVIFIEFWRGVPLITVLFMSSVMLPLFLTEGTNIDKLLRALVGVILFQSAYVAEVVRGGLQALPKGQYEAAQSLALGYWRMQGLVILPQALKMVIPGLVNTIIALFKDTSLVIIIGLFDLFSSIQQATVDPAWLGMSTEGYVFAAILYWIFCFSMSRYSQHLEKRFDTGRKSH from the coding sequence ATGACCATGATTACACACACACCATCCAACCCGACGCCCATTAACCGCGCCATTGTCTGGGCGCGACGAAATCTGTTCTCCAGCATCACCAACAGTGTGCTGACGCTGGCCTGCCTGTGGCTACTGTGGACGCTGATCCCGCCGCTGTTGAACTGGGCCATTCTCAAGGCTAACTGGATCGGCTCCACCCGCGCGGATTGCACCAGCGACGGCGCCTGCTGGGTGTTCATCCATGCCCGTTTCGAGCAGTTCATGTATGGGCTTTATCCTCGGGAAGAGCTGTGGCGCATCAACTTCGCGCTGGTATTGGCGCTGATCAGCATCCTGCCGATGTTCTGGCGCAATCTGCCGCACCGCGGCCGTTACATCGCCATCTGGTGCGTGATCTATCCGTTGATCGCCTGGTGGTTGCTGTTTGGTGGTTTTGGCGGCCTGACGCGGGTGGAAACCCGCCAGTGGGGCGGTCTGACGCTGACTATCATCATCGCGGCGATCGGCATCGCCGGCGCCCTACCGTTGGGGATCCTGCTGGCACTGGGGCGCCGCTCCAACATGCCGGTGCTGCGTGCGCTCTGCGTCATCTTCATTGAGTTCTGGCGCGGCGTGCCGCTGATTACCGTCTTGTTCATGTCCTCCGTCATGCTGCCGCTGTTTCTGACGGAAGGCACCAACATCGACAAACTGCTGCGTGCGCTGGTCGGAGTGATTCTGTTTCAGTCCGCCTATGTGGCGGAAGTGGTCCGCGGCGGTCTGCAGGCGCTACCCAAAGGGCAATATGAAGCAGCCCAATCTCTGGCGCTCGGCTACTGGCGTATGCAGGGGCTGGTGATTCTACCTCAGGCGCTGAAGATGGTGATACCCGGTCTGGTCAACACCATCATCGCGCTGTTCAAAGACACCAGTCTGGTGATCATCATCGGCCTGTTCGACCTGTTCAGCAGCATTCAGCAAGCGACCGTTGATCCGGCCTGGTTGGGAATGTCCACGGAAGGCTATGTATTCGCCGCCATCCTCTATTGGATCTTCTGTTTCAGCATGTCGCGTTATAGCCAGCACTTAGAAAAACGTTTTGATACCGGACGCAAGTCTCATTGA